A window from Bombus fervidus isolate BK054 chromosome 12, iyBomFerv1, whole genome shotgun sequence encodes these proteins:
- the LOC139993084 gene encoding uncharacterized protein, whose translation MDLILQEIASISWMEQKLRQPRNLFYFPQLLPKTYLSTPVAFPFSSRSCGILGTSAAIHRITESREILSRIMQEECCWFATQSRCSRISDDVVNCTAFLDCSHHARNKEWYYQNKTMTHPSEVLRQRENYDSFVSERGDGGYVIIGTSADGNRNNSSSTEDDEFVNETRKQMTLKVENTGSSKRSSFTSEKNDGNV comes from the exons ATGGACCTAATACTGCAGGAAATTGCCAGCATCTCGTGGATGGAACAAAAGTTAAGACAACCGAGGAA tctcttttattttcctcaGTTACTCCCGAAGACTTACCTCTCCACTCCTGTTGCCTTTCCTTTTTCATCGAGATCCTGTGGGATCCTGGGTACCTCGGCTGCTATTCATAGAATCACGGAAAGCAGAGAAATTTTGTCGCGAATCATGCAGGAGGAATGCTGCTGGTTCGCCACTCAATCCAGATGTTCCAGGATTTCGGATGACGTCGTA AATTGCACGGCTTTTCTGGATTGCTCTCATCACGCAAGAAATAAAGAGTGGTACTACCAAAACAAAACGATGACCCATCCGTCGGAAGTGCTGCGTCAACGAGAGAATTACGACTCTTTTGTCAGCGAAAGAGGTGATGGAGGCTATGTAATAATCGGTACATCTGCCGATGGAAATCGAAACAACAGCAGTAGTACCGAGGACGATGAATTTGTTAATGAAACTCGTAAGCAAATGACTTTGAAGGTGGAGAACACTGGCTCTTCGAAACGTTCGAGCTTTACTTCCGAGAAGAATGATGGAAACGTTTGA